One Fibrobacter sp. UWB16 DNA window includes the following coding sequences:
- a CDS encoding acyl-CoA thioesterase: protein MENAKTVKQSQVETRDIVHPSDVNAYNFVFGGHLTSLLDKAACIAACTHSRRKVTTVSIDNVRFFKPATVGTILTIKASVNRAFNTSMEIGVKVLGIDPQVSWQPEVICHAYMTFVAIDDNGRPTPIPSVIPETEDEIRRYEEAGIRRDAKKKLLAALENK, encoded by the coding sequence ATGGAAAACGCAAAGACAGTCAAGCAATCTCAAGTCGAAACCCGCGACATCGTTCACCCTTCCGACGTCAACGCCTACAATTTTGTATTCGGCGGACACCTGACATCGCTCCTCGACAAGGCAGCCTGCATTGCCGCCTGCACCCATTCCAGACGCAAAGTCACAACGGTCTCGATCGACAACGTGCGCTTTTTCAAACCCGCGACCGTCGGAACCATTCTCACCATCAAGGCCTCCGTAAACCGCGCCTTCAACACCTCCATGGAAATCGGAGTGAAGGTCTTGGGAATCGACCCGCAAGTATCCTGGCAGCCCGAAGTCATCTGCCACGCTTATATGACATTTGTCGCGATTGATGATAACGGAAGACCGACCCCGATTCCTTCCGTCATCCCCGAAACAGAGGACGAAATCCGCCGCTACGAAGAAGCCGGCATCCGCCGCGATGCTAAGAAAAAACTTTTGGCAGCTCTAGAAAACAAATAA
- a CDS encoding DNA gyrase/topoisomerase IV subunit A produces MNQETPDTTLGLSNVNHLERLYDGWFLDYASYVILDRAVPYFEDGLKPVQRRILHSMFENHDGRYQKVATIVGRTMAYHPHGDASIGDALVGLGQKNLLIDTQGNWGNPYTGDRAAAPRYIEGRLTPFAVDVVFNPETTEWIPSYDGRSEEPVTLPVKFPLLLAQGVDGIAVGLSTSILPHNFRELCEASIACLRGKKFTLYPDFFTGGIIDVSDYNDGQRGGKVKVRAKIEKVDNKTLAIREIPYGTTTVSLIESIVKANDKGKIKIKHVDDNTSQGVEILVHLQPGTDPQVAIDALYAFTDCEKSLSPCTCVIIDKHPKFVGVSDILKLNTEHTVKLLEWELANELKHLEDKWHMTTLEKIFIEKEVYEVIKKAKDREQIIRLVREGLTPYLKRLHRQTVTDEEIGKLIEIPIRRISHYDREKADQLLQELEENIAKCKYNQEHIIDYAVNHFKNILKKYGEGKERRTQIAEFGKVNAVHVALANQKLYVNRKEGFVGTGMKKEEYLFDVSEYDDLIVFKADGSFKVVKVSDKDFVGKDIILVEKFNKDDERHIYNVIHQDGKDGYAYIKRFNVGGVTRDKDYYMGKNKPGSKILYMSSNMNGEAEVVEVILKPRPRIKLNFEVDFSEVEVKGRGAIGNIVSKYPVKTVKRLRKGVSTLGARVLYFDAPSGIVSTQKKGDCLGEFGENDKLLIIKQDGSARVHTMADPILVGSNIKYLHKYDPAQVFTVLYFEGSNFNYMVKRFNLEGCPMTTEFSIVSDHKDTKFIELFATDDARELMEYQVGREVQKEELDLTEVAEVKGYKALGSKFTAKKIKRVSRISPADPFSDGSGESEGSSEDPSLF; encoded by the coding sequence ATGAATCAAGAAACACCCGATACTACTCTAGGTTTATCTAACGTCAATCACCTAGAACGACTTTATGACGGCTGGTTCCTCGATTACGCCAGCTATGTGATTTTGGACCGTGCGGTCCCGTACTTTGAAGATGGCCTGAAGCCTGTTCAGCGCCGTATTTTGCATTCCATGTTCGAAAACCACGACGGACGCTACCAGAAGGTGGCTACGATCGTCGGTCGAACGATGGCCTACCACCCGCATGGTGACGCCTCCATTGGCGATGCACTTGTGGGCCTCGGCCAGAAGAATTTGCTTATCGACACCCAGGGTAACTGGGGCAACCCCTACACGGGCGACCGCGCTGCTGCTCCCCGTTATATCGAAGGCCGCCTCACGCCGTTCGCGGTCGATGTCGTGTTCAACCCCGAAACGACGGAATGGATCCCGAGTTACGATGGCCGTAGCGAAGAACCGGTCACGCTCCCGGTCAAGTTCCCGCTGCTTTTGGCTCAGGGCGTCGACGGTATCGCCGTCGGTCTTTCGACTTCCATCCTCCCCCACAACTTCCGCGAGCTCTGCGAGGCTAGCATCGCCTGTTTGCGCGGCAAGAAATTTACGCTTTACCCGGACTTTTTCACGGGCGGCATTATCGACGTGTCGGACTACAACGACGGTCAACGCGGGGGCAAGGTCAAGGTCCGCGCGAAGATTGAAAAGGTCGATAACAAGACGCTCGCCATCCGCGAAATCCCGTACGGCACCACGACCGTGAGCTTGATTGAAAGCATTGTCAAGGCAAACGACAAGGGCAAAATCAAAATCAAGCACGTGGACGACAACACGAGCCAGGGCGTCGAAATTCTCGTGCACTTGCAGCCGGGGACGGACCCGCAGGTGGCCATCGATGCTCTCTACGCCTTTACGGACTGCGAAAAGTCGCTCTCTCCTTGCACGTGCGTCATTATCGACAAGCACCCGAAATTTGTCGGTGTTTCTGACATTTTGAAGCTCAACACGGAACACACCGTGAAGCTTTTGGAATGGGAACTCGCCAACGAGCTCAAGCACCTCGAAGACAAGTGGCACATGACCACGCTCGAAAAAATCTTTATCGAGAAGGAAGTCTACGAGGTCATCAAGAAAGCTAAGGACCGTGAACAAATTATCCGTCTCGTTCGCGAAGGCCTCACGCCGTACCTCAAGCGTCTGCACCGCCAGACCGTTACGGACGAAGAAATCGGCAAGCTCATTGAAATTCCGATCCGCCGCATAAGCCATTACGACCGCGAAAAGGCCGACCAGCTTTTGCAGGAACTCGAAGAAAACATTGCAAAGTGCAAGTACAACCAAGAACACATTATCGATTACGCCGTAAACCACTTCAAGAACATCTTGAAGAAGTACGGCGAAGGCAAGGAACGCCGCACGCAGATTGCCGAATTCGGTAAGGTGAACGCCGTACACGTGGCTCTTGCAAACCAGAAGCTTTATGTGAACCGCAAGGAAGGCTTCGTGGGCACTGGCATGAAGAAGGAAGAATACCTCTTCGACGTGTCGGAATACGATGACTTGATCGTGTTCAAGGCCGACGGTAGCTTCAAGGTCGTGAAGGTCAGCGACAAGGACTTTGTCGGTAAGGACATCATTCTCGTTGAAAAGTTCAACAAGGACGACGAACGCCATATCTATAACGTCATCCACCAGGATGGCAAGGACGGCTACGCTTACATCAAGCGCTTCAACGTCGGCGGCGTGACTCGCGACAAGGATTACTACATGGGCAAGAACAAGCCCGGTAGCAAGATTCTTTACATGTCGAGCAACATGAACGGCGAAGCCGAAGTGGTCGAAGTCATCTTGAAGCCGCGTCCGCGCATCAAGCTGAACTTTGAAGTGGACTTCAGCGAAGTCGAAGTCAAGGGCCGTGGTGCCATTGGCAATATCGTTTCGAAATACCCGGTCAAGACGGTCAAGAGACTCCGCAAGGGCGTTTCGACGCTTGGCGCAAGAGTGCTTTACTTCGACGCTCCGAGCGGTATCGTCTCGACGCAGAAGAAGGGCGATTGCCTCGGTGAATTTGGCGAAAACGACAAGTTGCTCATCATCAAGCAAGATGGTAGCGCTCGCGTCCACACCATGGCAGACCCGATTCTCGTCGGTTCGAACATCAAGTATCTGCACAAGTACGACCCCGCACAGGTCTTTACGGTGCTCTACTTCGAAGGCTCGAATTTCAACTACATGGTCAAGCGCTTCAACCTTGAAGGCTGCCCCATGACAACGGAATTCAGCATTGTTTCCGACCACAAGGACACGAAGTTCATCGAGCTATTTGCTACAGACGACGCTCGTGAACTGATGGAATACCAGGTGGGTCGCGAAGTGCAAAAAGAAGAACTCGACTTGACGGAAGTAGCAGAAGTCAAGGGCTACAAGGCTCTCGGCAGCAAGTTCACCGCCAAGAAAATCAAGCGCGTGAGCCGCATTTCGCCGGCGGACCCGTTTAGCGACGGCAGCGGTGAAAGTGAAGGTTCTAGCGAAGATCCGAGCTTGTTCTAA
- a CDS encoding peptidylprolyl isomerase: MINNRIASLVFALCTACFAEPVLMEGIAAVVDGKPIMRSEFMNNLYRFQETPEAANMTEQQQKDAVLDRMIEEKVLLSRIDRDSIVITESEVDQRVTSHLQSIAASQKIDMATLEKAIRAQLGLSMIQYREQLGKQIRSHMEISRVRQLHVGSIHPTKKEVDLFYKDYKDSLPRQFNCVLLSHIQIPVKPDSMIVDSVKHVAESLIDSLNLGIKFELLAQRHSQDSSAAKGGDLGYFKRGLLDPAFEKAIENLKNGHYASTPVQTDLGWHIARVLGRKEDGVRSAQILLRTIPTAKDSAAVVALADSLRKNIKTKDEFAKAAKKYSEDKSSNFQGGLLGWFQRNEMEPAYVDPVANLNVGEISEPVIIDGAYHLFRLDDSRQVRELTLEEDYGKIEMMAATHLENEKLQKLIQKWRKEVLVEIRMTE, encoded by the coding sequence ATGATTAATAATCGAATTGCCTCTTTAGTATTTGCCCTGTGTACAGCCTGTTTCGCCGAACCTGTGTTGATGGAAGGCATTGCGGCTGTTGTCGATGGCAAGCCGATTATGCGCTCGGAGTTCATGAACAACCTTTACAGGTTCCAGGAAACGCCCGAAGCGGCTAATATGACGGAACAGCAGCAAAAAGACGCTGTGCTGGACCGCATGATTGAAGAAAAGGTTTTGCTCAGCCGCATTGACCGCGATTCGATTGTGATTACGGAATCCGAAGTAGATCAGCGTGTGACCTCTCACCTCCAGTCGATTGCTGCAAGTCAGAAGATTGACATGGCAACGCTCGAAAAGGCAATCCGTGCTCAGCTCGGTCTCTCGATGATCCAGTACCGTGAACAGCTCGGTAAGCAAATCCGTAGCCACATGGAAATTTCCCGTGTGCGTCAGCTCCACGTGGGCTCGATCCACCCGACAAAGAAAGAAGTGGACTTGTTCTACAAGGATTACAAGGATTCTCTCCCGCGCCAGTTCAACTGCGTTTTGCTTAGCCATATCCAGATTCCGGTCAAGCCCGATTCCATGATTGTGGATTCTGTGAAGCATGTTGCTGAATCTTTGATTGATAGCCTCAACCTCGGTATCAAATTTGAACTTTTGGCTCAGCGCCATTCGCAGGACAGCTCTGCTGCAAAGGGTGGCGATCTCGGCTACTTTAAGCGTGGCTTGCTGGATCCGGCTTTTGAAAAAGCAATTGAAAATTTGAAGAACGGTCATTACGCATCGACTCCGGTCCAGACAGACTTGGGCTGGCACATTGCCCGCGTGCTTGGCCGTAAGGAAGATGGCGTTCGCTCTGCACAAATTCTCTTGCGCACGATTCCGACCGCAAAGGATTCTGCTGCTGTGGTGGCTCTCGCTGATTCCCTCCGCAAGAATATTAAGACGAAGGATGAATTTGCCAAGGCTGCAAAGAAGTACAGTGAAGACAAGTCCAGCAACTTCCAGGGCGGTTTGCTTGGCTGGTTCCAGCGTAACGAAATGGAACCCGCTTATGTGGATCCGGTGGCGAACTTGAACGTCGGTGAAATTTCTGAACCGGTCATTATTGATGGCGCTTACCACTTGTTCCGTCTCGATGATTCTCGCCAGGTGCGCGAACTCACGCTCGAAGAGGATTACGGCAAAATTGAAATGATGGCTGCCACTCACTTGGAAAATGAAAAGCTCCAGAAGCTCATCCAGAAGTGGCGCAAGGAAGTTCTCGTCGAAATCAGAATGACGGAATAA
- the ftsE gene encoding cell division ATP-binding protein FtsE: MIHFTHVTKSYEANWKALNNVTFRINKGEFVFLTGHSGAGKSTVLKLIYMDERPDEERGGQVMVKFSDNVLYDSKNTPDDRIQALRRKMGIIFQDFKLLPDRNVFENVALALRIVGTPSNKINAAVFDALALVGISQKRFAMPYTLSGGEQQRVAIARAMVHNPYLLLADEPTGNLDPKNAEEVFCIFKEINARGTTILMATHNPDFYLNSPFRRLELSHGELLNRDIL, translated from the coding sequence ATGATCCATTTTACCCACGTCACGAAATCTTACGAAGCCAACTGGAAGGCGTTGAACAACGTCACCTTCCGCATCAATAAGGGCGAGTTTGTTTTCTTGACGGGGCATTCTGGCGCCGGAAAGTCGACGGTGCTGAAACTCATCTACATGGATGAGCGTCCGGACGAAGAACGCGGCGGCCAGGTGATGGTCAAATTCTCGGACAACGTCTTGTACGATAGCAAGAACACTCCGGACGATCGAATCCAGGCGCTCCGCCGCAAGATGGGGATAATTTTCCAGGACTTTAAACTTTTGCCGGACCGCAATGTTTTCGAGAATGTGGCGCTTGCGCTCCGCATTGTGGGGACTCCGAGCAACAAGATTAATGCGGCTGTCTTTGACGCGCTTGCGCTCGTGGGCATTAGCCAAAAGCGCTTTGCGATGCCTTACACGCTCTCGGGCGGTGAACAGCAGCGTGTGGCGATTGCCCGTGCGATGGTGCATAACCCGTACTTGCTTTTGGCGGACGAACCGACCGGTAACTTGGACCCGAAAAACGCTGAAGAAGTCTTCTGCATTTTCAAGGAAATCAATGCCCGCGGTACGACCATCTTGATGGCAACGCATAACCCGGACTTTTATTTGAACAGCCCGTTCCGCCGCCTTGAACTCAGTCACGGCGAATTGCTTAACAGAGATATTCTTTAA
- a CDS encoding MATE family efflux transporter — MKQIDVKDRSLISLSWPLILTFAVSMIQPMMDSWFLSRTSETAAAGVGAMLPILGALFTALHAFSQSGASIVSQYIGAKQNSHASSTQTMVLFGSILLGIALTLIIYPLSGNIPQWMGLTEEPAVFATQFLSVVSFGFAFRALQTILTALIATHGLTIWNFVGNTLTIATNAALNVVFLEGLFGLPKMGVHGVALATALSWLISSGILWLVLKFKVHHHSKIRDWKRTRVLLPDWIRIGLPAAAEPISFQLFQVFITAMVVYIGTTAMTARVFAGNFAALSVILGVGLGSGNQILVAHLVGAHDYVKANRRVHQTLAVGITSGFLLSVAVALLGEHLLRLYTDNPEVLRLGKICLWCDVAVQPFKAVNFIVTTSLRAAGDSKFPALVGSGMMWTLGLATSLILAFVVGLGLPGLWLGMAADEFYRSFANIWRWKSGRWKSKAVV, encoded by the coding sequence ATGAAACAGATCGACGTCAAAGACCGTTCGCTCATCAGCCTTTCGTGGCCGCTAATCCTCACGTTTGCCGTGAGCATGATCCAGCCCATGATGGACAGCTGGTTTTTGTCGCGCACTTCCGAAACCGCAGCCGCGGGCGTTGGCGCCATGCTCCCGATTCTTGGGGCTCTTTTCACGGCCCTCCACGCCTTCTCGCAATCCGGCGCCAGCATCGTTTCGCAGTACATTGGCGCTAAGCAGAACAGCCACGCAAGCAGCACACAGACGATGGTCCTCTTCGGGAGCATCCTTCTCGGCATCGCGCTCACACTCATCATTTATCCGCTTTCCGGGAACATTCCGCAATGGATGGGACTCACCGAAGAACCAGCTGTATTCGCCACGCAATTTTTAAGCGTTGTTTCGTTTGGGTTCGCCTTCCGCGCTCTGCAAACCATTTTGACCGCCCTCATCGCGACACACGGCCTTACCATTTGGAACTTTGTCGGAAACACACTCACAATTGCCACAAACGCGGCCTTGAATGTCGTGTTCCTCGAAGGACTTTTTGGACTCCCGAAAATGGGCGTTCACGGAGTCGCCCTCGCGACCGCACTTTCCTGGCTCATTTCTTCGGGAATCCTGTGGCTTGTGCTCAAGTTCAAAGTTCACCACCACAGCAAAATTCGCGACTGGAAACGTACACGCGTTCTTTTGCCCGACTGGATCCGCATCGGACTCCCCGCCGCCGCAGAACCCATCAGTTTCCAGCTTTTTCAGGTGTTCATCACCGCGATGGTCGTCTATATCGGCACAACCGCAATGACCGCCCGCGTGTTCGCAGGGAACTTTGCCGCGCTTTCCGTCATTCTCGGAGTCGGCCTCGGCAGCGGAAACCAGATTCTCGTAGCACACCTCGTTGGCGCACATGACTACGTAAAAGCAAACCGCCGCGTGCACCAAACTCTCGCCGTGGGCATCACCAGCGGATTCTTGCTATCCGTCGCAGTTGCGCTCCTCGGCGAACACCTGCTCAGGCTCTACACCGACAACCCCGAAGTCCTCCGCCTCGGCAAAATCTGCCTCTGGTGCGACGTCGCCGTGCAACCCTTCAAAGCCGTGAACTTCATTGTCACCACATCGCTCCGTGCCGCAGGTGATTCCAAATTCCCGGCGCTCGTGGGTAGCGGCATGATGTGGACGCTAGGCCTTGCAACATCGCTTATCCTTGCATTTGTCGTTGGGCTTGGGCTCCCCGGCCTTTGGCTTGGCATGGCTGCCGACGAATTCTACCGCTCGTTCGCTAACATTTGGCGCTGGAAGAGCGGCCGCTGGAAAAGCAAAGCGGTGGTTTAG
- a CDS encoding DUF4258 domain-containing protein, with protein MNIKISEHAAKKMAERNIPEDVVRRAFDAEDWESYDVSEVDETAIIVTKTINEKKWRFVFNWETETLITCYPRR; from the coding sequence ATGAACATAAAAATAAGCGAACATGCAGCTAAAAAGATGGCGGAACGGAATATTCCCGAGGATGTCGTCCGAAGAGCTTTCGATGCCGAGGACTGGGAATCTTACGACGTATCCGAAGTTGACGAAACCGCCATAATAGTGACAAAGACAATCAACGAGAAAAAATGGCGTTTCGTTTTTAACTGGGAAACGGAAACACTTATCACCTGCTACCCGAGGAGGTAA
- a CDS encoding type II toxin-antitoxin system RelB/DinJ family antitoxin: protein MSTVVTNIRIDKELKAQATELFNDLGLTLSQAFTVFLKQAILHHGLPFAVTRPPSKELLEAIKEGEELAHDPNAKTYATPQELWDELGI from the coding sequence ATGAGCACCGTGGTAACAAATATTCGAATTGACAAAGAGCTTAAGGCTCAGGCAACAGAACTCTTCAACGACTTGGGACTGACTCTTTCCCAGGCGTTTACGGTTTTTCTGAAGCAGGCGATTTTGCACCACGGCTTGCCTTTTGCTGTTACAAGACCTCCGTCCAAAGAACTCCTCGAAGCTATAAAGGAAGGCGAAGAACTCGCACACGATCCTAACGCTAAAACGTATGCAACACCGCAGGAGCTATGGGACGAGTTGGGTATATGA
- the hrpA gene encoding ATP-dependent RNA helicase HrpA → MQLTDLKIEYPELPVVEHREEFFELLEKHQVIIVKADTGSGKSTQLPKFLLEWFVGCSSKSKDPVKFKIGVTEPRRLAAISIADRLREELKDEELVSTKIRFWEQGTNEAPIKVMTDGILLQEFRKDRLFRQYNAIMIDEAHERSLNIDILLGIFKTVLSRRPDFKLIVASATLDAKLFEEFYDNSCVMEAEGRTYPVDVEYYFGGSAGSPTFSSLSLSKGNESKDLRDISGKGDSGLIEEARDAILDLETRHRDHLLCFLPTERDIQDLAGELAHELDAASFDVLPLYGRMSPDEQRRIFKHTGKTRVVLATNIAETSLTIPGIAYVVDTGMARISRYNAQARIQGLPVEEISKASARQRTGRAGRVKPGVCIRLYSPENFEKRDEFTEPEIRRSNLANVVLQLRSLGLELENFPFLQSPPHSAFRGAYKTLFELGALTADNSSGHVTKLGRDMTRLPMDVSLSAVLLRARDLGVLQPALIVCSALSIQDPRVVPNDEPERTRIRQLHRKFCGHKSDFLVYVSMWNAFCTDWDGKTWNKLRKFCDKNSLHFLRLREWVDLYEQFSRILEVKFENKVCPFDSFHRDNLHIALLSGFLGGIAHRDIENGCYRLVSGRETHVFPGSDLYAKSVEWLFSAEVRETSRTFLTKAAEIKPEWILQVAEPFCTRRWFEPTWNKERGFVEAVEEVSFRGLVISRGHRVDYARVNPEDCAQIFWREAVVMGEVARPFDFMQHNDRVVENLHALEARKRQFGLAPSEDALVEYYTRIAGKVNSIKTLKDYIREHTDQFLKFDEKYWLDQLDGGTSGTTWTSDADGFRTGSFAALRMTNAGDVILNPERVKNPVKSKDAAPAPTLGGSIEHFRIGERVVTGEMVFDATRDCDGITLNLPYDLLTEISPAKFAMSIQQWREWMIESVIREMPKSVKKSLEAKRTAIDDEFYAALENFPHKAPLLLLYEVLSNTKEIRSGANGASIDVPTVNPDKENHLRLHLVVSKPGFPEPYKLEISPEWGSYRMFLAVRPALVTFGIDFPLEGMRFGWRLGQSALMVSDESRFWQAFRKRVEGAHLEKALHLESAAHPETAVYPASQKTSLSEEKKQLIADRLNLLEMGGVFADNFETALKIWVAKSLAADNLDATRCVRFTGLEFSRGKKIRDFKSLAANTRSEDEEIRLSLVRATYESGLISAEAFVKNWNLLKDFSVEMRNGCGKSTVKNKTIIAIHTAYQKELTLFERLCVLTEVFNIELPFGASRESASRETSSRENTELSASTLREYFRPYLKARYLKDHELKNARELLGKIDRTPTDDPEFAELYLQAKAMLEDFEILKYKRKGGDAEDIVEEDALARLKGRFGRL, encoded by the coding sequence ATGCAATTAACCGACTTGAAAATTGAGTACCCGGAGCTTCCCGTTGTTGAACATCGGGAGGAGTTTTTTGAGCTTTTAGAAAAACATCAAGTTATCATCGTCAAGGCTGATACCGGTTCCGGCAAATCCACGCAATTACCGAAGTTTTTGCTAGAGTGGTTTGTTGGGTGTAGTTCGAAGTCGAAGGATCCAGTCAAGTTCAAAATCGGTGTGACGGAACCTCGGCGTTTGGCGGCGATTTCCATTGCGGACCGCTTGCGCGAAGAACTCAAGGACGAAGAACTTGTCTCGACGAAAATTCGTTTCTGGGAACAAGGTACAAATGAAGCCCCCATCAAGGTGATGACGGACGGTATCTTGTTGCAGGAGTTCCGCAAGGACCGCTTGTTCCGGCAGTATAATGCTATCATGATTGACGAAGCGCACGAACGCTCGTTGAACATCGATATCTTGCTTGGCATTTTCAAGACGGTACTTTCTCGTCGTCCGGACTTCAAGTTGATTGTTGCATCGGCAACGCTTGACGCAAAACTTTTTGAAGAATTTTATGACAACAGCTGCGTGATGGAGGCTGAAGGCCGCACGTACCCTGTTGATGTGGAGTATTATTTCGGCGGTTCGGCAGGCTCACCGACCTTCAGTTCCCTGAGCTTGTCGAAGGGAAATGAGTCGAAGGATCTCCGCGATATCAGTGGCAAGGGCGATTCGGGGTTGATTGAAGAAGCTCGTGATGCGATTCTCGATTTGGAAACGCGCCATCGCGACCACTTGCTTTGCTTTTTGCCGACGGAACGCGACATTCAGGATTTGGCGGGCGAACTTGCGCACGAACTAGATGCCGCATCTTTTGATGTGCTCCCGCTTTACGGGCGTATGAGCCCTGACGAGCAACGCCGCATTTTCAAGCACACGGGCAAGACGCGAGTGGTCTTGGCGACGAACATTGCTGAAACATCGCTTACGATTCCGGGAATTGCTTACGTTGTCGATACGGGTATGGCTCGAATCTCGCGCTACAATGCGCAGGCGAGAATCCAAGGGCTTCCCGTCGAAGAAATTTCGAAGGCCAGCGCGCGGCAGCGCACTGGACGCGCGGGGCGCGTGAAGCCCGGCGTGTGCATTCGCCTTTACTCTCCCGAGAATTTTGAAAAGCGCGATGAATTCACGGAGCCTGAAATTCGCCGTAGCAATTTGGCAAATGTCGTTTTGCAGTTGCGCAGTCTCGGGCTGGAGCTCGAAAACTTTCCGTTCTTGCAGTCGCCTCCGCATTCGGCATTCCGTGGCGCTTACAAGACGTTGTTTGAACTTGGCGCACTCACGGCTGACAATTCTAGCGGTCATGTGACCAAGCTTGGCCGCGATATGACGCGCCTCCCGATGGACGTGTCGCTTTCGGCGGTGCTTTTGCGAGCTCGCGATTTGGGCGTTTTGCAGCCTGCACTTATCGTGTGCTCGGCTCTTAGCATCCAGGATCCGCGTGTGGTGCCGAATGACGAACCTGAACGCACCCGCATCCGTCAGCTGCATCGCAAATTCTGCGGTCATAAGAGCGATTTCCTCGTTTACGTTTCGATGTGGAATGCTTTCTGCACGGACTGGGACGGCAAAACTTGGAACAAACTCCGCAAGTTCTGTGATAAAAACAGTTTGCATTTTTTGCGCTTGCGTGAATGGGTGGATTTGTACGAACAGTTCAGCCGCATTCTCGAAGTGAAGTTTGAAAATAAAGTTTGTCCGTTCGATTCGTTCCATCGCGACAATTTGCACATTGCGCTCCTTTCTGGATTCTTGGGCGGAATTGCGCACCGTGATATTGAAAACGGCTGCTACCGCTTGGTGAGCGGTCGCGAAACGCATGTGTTCCCGGGTAGCGATTTGTACGCCAAGAGCGTGGAATGGCTTTTCAGTGCCGAAGTGCGCGAAACGAGTCGCACGTTCCTCACGAAAGCTGCCGAAATCAAGCCGGAATGGATTTTGCAAGTGGCAGAACCGTTCTGCACGCGTCGTTGGTTTGAACCGACGTGGAACAAGGAACGCGGCTTTGTAGAAGCGGTCGAAGAAGTGAGCTTTAGAGGGCTTGTGATTAGCCGTGGCCATCGTGTGGATTACGCTCGCGTGAATCCCGAAGACTGCGCCCAGATTTTCTGGCGCGAAGCGGTAGTGATGGGCGAGGTGGCAAGGCCTTTCGATTTCATGCAGCACAACGACCGTGTCGTTGAAAATCTGCATGCTCTCGAAGCGCGCAAACGACAGTTCGGGCTTGCTCCGAGCGAAGATGCACTTGTGGAATACTACACGCGAATTGCGGGTAAAGTCAATTCTATCAAGACGCTTAAAGATTACATCCGCGAGCACACCGACCAGTTCTTGAAATTCGATGAAAAGTATTGGCTGGATCAGTTGGATGGCGGCACGAGTGGAACAACCTGGACAAGTGATGCTGACGGGTTCCGCACTGGATCCTTCGCTGCGCTCAGGATGACGAATGCTGGCGATGTCATTCTGAACCCTGAAAGGGTGAAGAATCCAGTCAAGTCTAAGGATGCGGCTCCAGCTCCAACTTTAGGCGGTTCCATCGAGCATTTCCGCATTGGCGAGCGCGTTGTCACAGGTGAAATGGTCTTTGACGCCACTCGCGATTGCGATGGCATTACGCTCAATTTGCCATACGACCTTTTGACGGAAATTTCGCCGGCGAAGTTTGCCATGAGCATCCAGCAGTGGCGCGAATGGATGATTGAATCTGTGATTCGCGAAATGCCGAAGAGCGTTAAGAAATCGCTCGAAGCCAAGCGTACTGCAATCGATGACGAGTTCTATGCGGCGCTGGAAAACTTCCCGCATAAGGCTCCGCTTCTGCTTCTTTACGAAGTGCTTTCGAATACAAAGGAAATCCGCTCGGGTGCAAACGGCGCTAGTATTGACGTTCCGACGGTGAACCCTGACAAAGAAAACCATTTGCGTCTGCATTTGGTCGTCTCGAAGCCGGGCTTCCCGGAACCTTATAAACTCGAAATTTCTCCAGAATGGGGCTCTTACCGCATGTTCCTTGCGGTGCGCCCGGCGTTGGTGACGTTTGGCATTGACTTTCCGCTTGAAGGGATGCGCTTTGGCTGGCGTCTTGGGCAATCGGCGTTGATGGTGTCGGATGAATCCCGTTTTTGGCAAGCTTTCCGCAAGCGTGTGGAAGGCGCGCATCTCGAAAAAGCACTGCATCTTGAATCCGCAGCGCATCCCGAGACTGCGGTGTATCCCGCATCGCAAAAGACTTCACTCTCCGAAGAGAAAAAACAGCTCATTGCCGACCGCTTGAACTTGCTTGAAATGGGCGGTGTCTTTGCGGATAACTTTGAAACGGCTCTCAAGATTTGGGTCGCAAAATCGCTTGCTGCTGATAACCTTGATGCGACTCGCTGTGTACGCTTTACGGGGCTTGAATTCTCGCGTGGCAAAAAGATTCGCGACTTCAAGAGCCTTGCTGCCAATACCCGCAGCGAAGATGAAGAAATCCGTCTCTCGCTCGTGCGCGCTACATACGAATCGGGCCTTATCAGTGCCGAAGCTTTTGTAAAGAACTGGAATTTGCTTAAAGATTTCAGCGTGGAAATGCGCAATGGGTGCGGTAAGTCAACCGTAAAAAATAAAACCATAATTGCGATCCATACGGCGTACCAAAAAGAACTTACTTTATTTGAACGTCTGTGTGTTCTTACTGAAGTTTTCAACATAGAACTCCCGTTTGGCGCATCTCGTGAATCCGCTTCTCGTGAAACCTCATCCCGTGAAAACACGGAACTTTCTGCCAGTACCCTCCGCGAGTATTTCCGCCCGTACCTCAAGGCGCGTTACCTCAAGGACCACGAACTGAAAAATGCCCGTGAACTTCTCGGAAAAATCGACCGCACGCCAACGGATGACCCGGAATTTGCCGAACTTTACTTGCAGGCGAAGGCAATGCTTGAAGATTTTGAAATCCTCAAGTACAAGCGCAAGGGGGGTGACGCCGAAGATATCGTGGAAGAAGACGCTTTAGCAAGGTTGAAAGGTCGTTTTGGGAGACTTTAA